The following coding sequences lie in one Daphnia pulex isolate KAP4 chromosome 1, ASM2113471v1 genomic window:
- the LOC124199159 gene encoding uncharacterized protein LOC124199159: protein MTTHAATSYYTEASNCYTEAPADFSTETVEYYTEAAKYFSAPIYTTTTEATKYYAVPTCYTQAALSCYVEQKYYTDAPVCYTTTHATPSFNTAAPKYYTEEAAYYTTTYTA from the exons atgactacgcatgctgccacatcctactacaccgaggcttctaa ctgctacaccgaggctcccgctgatttctccaccgagacggtcgaatactacaccgaagcggcaaagtacttctctgccccgatctacacaaccacaactgaggcgaccaagtattacgcagtcccgacttgctacacacaggccgctctttcgtgctacgttgaacagaaatactacactgatgctccagtctgctacaccacgacccacgctacacctagcttcaacaccgcagcccccaagtactacaccgaagaagccgcctattacacaactacgtacactgcctag